In Picosynechococcus sp. PCC 7002, the following are encoded in one genomic region:
- a CDS encoding phage integrase N-terminal SAM-like domain-containing protein → MGYVRSIRLEHYSYRTDQSYLDWIRRYLRYHQCGLWLVYPASNSITKAD, encoded by the coding sequence ATGGGGTATGTGAGGTCTATTCGTCTCGAACATTACTCCTACCGTACCGATCAGAGTTATTTGGACTGGATTCGGCGGTATCTGCGTTATCACCAGTGCGGCCTTTGGTTGGTTTATCCAGCGTCGAACAGCATTACCAAGGCCGACTAG
- a CDS encoding sodium:solute symporter, which translates to MGVIDWAIVAIYGLIVIAIGVIASRKQTNTDEYFRGARQIPWWAIAFSIIATSFSAASLLGGPGEGYTNGFLYLQLQLGDLLGYGLVIALLLPFFVRLNLTTAYEYLEKRFDAKTRSLGSLCFLLFVIARLGGLLYAASLVVATVTDIPISIAILLVGLVSIVYTVAGGITAVVWTDVLQFAMIFVGIGAGIWTAVNGVPGGFGELWQVAAANDKLAVFNFSWDPGSIRSLPTALFAYGILAFAVAGTNQQSVQRYVSCADETSARKAILLGWFSGLVGVAATLLLGVLLFGFYNINGGLPTEVPADGILSHFIINQVPPGASGFLVAAIFAAAMSSIDSALHSLATCITVDFYDRYRQPKASEKQSLRIAQILIVIWGLVGIGAAFYVASTGKDLLEFLVSYTTMFLGPLLGIFLMGVLCPRVNGTGAFYGTVAAVILVIIGSNAEWLTFPGIWRSAITAPLGILLGYGISLLGQIPPRRSLQGLTLWSQTQGTKPLGRPGLEEDVSRYEDY; encoded by the coding sequence ATGGGTGTAATTGACTGGGCGATTGTGGCGATCTATGGCTTGATTGTCATTGCCATCGGCGTCATCGCCAGCCGCAAACAAACCAATACGGACGAATATTTTCGGGGTGCACGGCAAATCCCCTGGTGGGCGATCGCCTTTTCGATCATCGCCACTTCCTTTTCTGCTGCCTCACTCTTGGGGGGGCCAGGGGAAGGCTATACCAATGGCTTTCTATACCTCCAACTCCAACTAGGCGATCTCCTTGGCTATGGCCTCGTGATCGCCCTGCTCCTCCCATTTTTTGTGCGGCTGAACCTCACTACCGCCTACGAGTACCTCGAAAAACGCTTCGATGCTAAAACCCGTTCCCTCGGCTCCCTCTGCTTTTTGCTCTTTGTCATTGCCCGGCTAGGGGGATTGCTCTATGCCGCTTCCCTCGTGGTCGCCACGGTGACGGATATACCCATTAGCATCGCCATTCTGCTCGTAGGGCTCGTCTCGATTGTCTACACCGTCGCTGGGGGCATTACCGCCGTCGTTTGGACAGATGTGTTGCAGTTTGCGATGATTTTTGTCGGGATTGGTGCAGGGATCTGGACTGCCGTGAATGGGGTTCCTGGCGGTTTTGGGGAGCTATGGCAAGTGGCGGCGGCCAATGATAAGCTTGCAGTCTTTAATTTTTCCTGGGATCCAGGCTCCATCCGGTCTTTACCGACAGCCCTCTTTGCCTACGGGATCCTTGCTTTTGCCGTAGCTGGCACCAATCAGCAATCTGTACAGCGTTATGTTTCCTGCGCCGACGAAACTTCAGCCCGCAAAGCGATTTTACTCGGTTGGTTTTCCGGTCTTGTGGGGGTAGCGGCCACGCTTTTACTAGGGGTGCTGCTGTTTGGGTTTTACAACATCAATGGGGGGTTGCCCACCGAAGTGCCCGCCGACGGTATTTTGTCCCACTTCATTATCAATCAAGTACCCCCAGGGGCGTCTGGCTTTTTGGTAGCCGCGATTTTTGCAGCAGCGATGTCTTCCATTGACTCGGCCCTCCATTCCCTCGCGACTTGCATTACCGTCGATTTCTATGACCGCTACCGTCAACCTAAAGCCAGCGAAAAACAATCTCTACGCATTGCACAGATCCTGATCGTGATTTGGGGCTTAGTGGGTATTGGGGCGGCGTTTTATGTGGCCTCAACGGGGAAAGATCTACTGGAATTTCTGGTGAGCTATACCACCATGTTCCTGGGGCCATTGCTCGGTATTTTCTTGATGGGGGTTTTGTGTCCTCGGGTCAACGGTACGGGCGCTTTTTATGGAACGGTGGCCGCAGTCATTTTGGTGATTATTGGCTCGAATGCGGAATGGCTGACCTTCCCTGGTATTTGGCGGTCGGCGATCACGGCTCCCCTGGGGATTTTGCTGGGCTATGGGATCTCCCTGCTGGGTCAAATTCCGCCCCGGCGATCGCTACAGGGGCTCACCCTCTGGAGCCAAACCCAAGGGACTAAACCCCTAGGAAGACCGGGCCTAGAGGAAGATGTTTCTCGCTATGAGGATTATTAG
- a CDS encoding NAD(P)H-quinone oxidoreductase subunit N — protein MALLTTGKSFIRTVEKSGAVAVYAPLEGGFEGRYVRRLRCSGYSVVNLTARGLGDVAAYLTQYHGIRPPHLGKKDIAGSGAAVGLRYYVPGIASYQLENLPQKSKGIILWIIEGFVLSRQEQEYLVSLTQDNPQIKVVVEMGGDRQFSFKPLADLLV, from the coding sequence ATGGCACTTCTGACCACCGGCAAAAGCTTCATTCGCACCGTAGAAAAGTCTGGCGCAGTTGCAGTCTATGCTCCCCTTGAGGGTGGTTTTGAAGGCCGCTATGTGCGTCGTTTACGTTGCTCTGGTTATTCAGTGGTCAATTTGACGGCGCGGGGTTTGGGAGATGTGGCGGCCTATTTAACGCAATACCACGGGATTCGCCCCCCCCACCTGGGTAAAAAAGATATTGCTGGCAGTGGCGCGGCGGTGGGTCTCCGGTATTATGTGCCGGGAATTGCGAGCTACCAATTGGAAAATCTCCCCCAAAAGAGCAAAGGGATTATTCTCTGGATCATTGAAGGGTTTGTGCTTTCTCGCCAGGAACAGGAATACCTTGTGAGCCTGACCCAAGACAATCCTCAGATTAAAGTGGTCGTGGAAATGGGTGGCGATCGCCAATTTTCCTTTAAGCCCCTGGCTGACCTCTTGGTTTAG
- a CDS encoding MFS transporter, which produces MGYLKPAELITKNLTTLWLLKGLESAWFPIPVIVLFYESQGLSIAQAVLLKAILSAAIFVGEIPSGYFADQFGRKNSLVLGASLWLVGWLIYCTQGSFSWFAWAEILTGLGGSLISGADSAIAYDSLLALNRTEKYAAWEGKGVAIMGITEAVCGLMGAWVAQWDLRYPFYLQTLCIGAYLGLALTLREPPQQHPEKTPGWRTLLPQIRAIFQERRSLRWLLLFSASLSCGSFLVVWVSQEYLVDRGLGLTQLGWSWLLFHGAMALISWRVHTFVRWFSYRRLFALLPGCMAIAYIAMGLIENLWGILLIVVIYLVRGCNTPLVLSYLNERIPSNLRATLISLNSFAFRLLFIGLAAIANGATWLWGLNGSLIVVGIVVGVTSLYGYLKLRPAL; this is translated from the coding sequence ATGGGGTATTTAAAGCCAGCAGAACTGATCACAAAAAATTTAACAACCCTCTGGCTTCTCAAGGGCCTTGAATCTGCTTGGTTTCCAATTCCGGTCATCGTGCTGTTTTACGAATCCCAGGGTTTATCCATTGCCCAGGCGGTGTTACTCAAGGCGATTTTGTCGGCGGCGATCTTTGTGGGGGAAATTCCGTCGGGTTATTTTGCCGATCAATTTGGCCGCAAAAATAGTCTCGTGCTGGGGGCGAGTTTGTGGTTGGTGGGTTGGCTGATTTATTGCACCCAAGGGAGTTTTAGCTGGTTTGCCTGGGCCGAAATCTTGACAGGGCTTGGCGGTAGTTTAATCTCTGGAGCCGATAGTGCGATCGCCTACGATAGTTTGCTTGCCCTGAATCGAACCGAAAAATATGCAGCCTGGGAAGGAAAAGGAGTCGCAATCATGGGTATTACAGAAGCGGTCTGTGGTCTCATGGGAGCTTGGGTCGCCCAGTGGGATCTGCGCTATCCGTTTTATTTGCAAACTCTCTGCATTGGCGCTTATCTGGGGTTGGCATTGACGCTCCGGGAACCGCCCCAGCAACACCCAGAAAAAACACCGGGCTGGCGTACTTTGTTGCCGCAGATTCGGGCAATTTTTCAGGAAAGGCGATCGCTCCGGTGGCTGCTGCTCTTTTCGGCATCCTTAAGTTGCGGTTCTTTTTTAGTGGTGTGGGTTTCCCAGGAATATCTTGTAGACCGGGGTCTGGGTTTGACCCAACTGGGCTGGTCTTGGTTACTATTCCACGGGGCAATGGCCCTTATTTCTTGGCGCGTTCACACTTTCGTCCGCTGGTTTTCCTACCGCCGCTTATTTGCGCTGCTGCCCGGATGTATGGCGATCGCCTACATTGCGATGGGCCTGATTGAAAACCTCTGGGGGATTCTATTAATTGTCGTTATTTATCTTGTGCGGGGCTGCAACACACCGTTGGTCTTGAGCTATCTCAATGAGCGAATTCCCTCGAACCTACGGGCAACCCTGATTTCCCTGAATAGCTTTGCGTTTCGGTTGCTGTTTATCGGGCTGGCGGCGATCGCCAATGGGGCAACGTGGCTTTGGGGGCTTAACGGCAGCTTAATTGTTGTCGGCATTGTGGTGGGCGTAACTTCTTTGTACGGTTATTTAAAATTACGCCCGGCTCTCTAA
- a CDS encoding DUF4333 domain-containing protein: MVRVTNPLLQPLLRAIAPLAVLTLAGCSFSVEGLSFGFGNRTLDAEKLETEISQGLTTQTGLATTAVTCPEDKAIEAGNVFSCEAALEGGQTLAIQVTQSDDEGNVNWSADEGLANLRGLISSETLETQIAQGIAEQLNVEATIDCGAPYRILLTGESFNCTATDNSGNSASVAVTAEDDAGNVVWRLQ; this comes from the coding sequence ATGGTTCGTGTCACAAATCCTTTGTTACAGCCGTTGCTACGTGCCATTGCGCCCCTAGCGGTGCTGACCCTCGCTGGCTGTTCTTTTTCCGTCGAGGGCTTATCCTTTGGTTTCGGGAACAGAACCCTCGATGCTGAAAAACTCGAAACAGAAATCTCCCAAGGACTTACCACCCAAACGGGATTGGCGACGACAGCAGTGACTTGCCCTGAAGATAAAGCCATCGAAGCGGGCAATGTGTTTAGCTGTGAGGCCGCTTTGGAAGGAGGTCAGACCCTCGCCATTCAAGTCACCCAAAGTGATGACGAGGGTAATGTTAACTGGAGTGCCGATGAGGGCCTCGCAAATCTCCGGGGATTAATCTCCAGTGAGACTTTAGAAACACAAATCGCCCAGGGTATCGCTGAACAACTGAACGTCGAAGCGACCATCGATTGCGGTGCTCCCTATCGGATCTTGCTCACCGGCGAAAGTTTTAACTGCACAGCCACGGATAACTCTGGTAATTCGGCTTCTGTGGCAGTAACCGCTGAGGATGATGCGGGCAATGTGGTGTGGCGACTGCAATAA
- the aroB gene encoding 3-dehydroquinate synthase, which produces MDATTRVELGENSYDIAIAKESLQQIGTFLRPLDLGQKVLIVSNPEIYGHYGETVVNSLQAAGFSVDTHLIPAGEQYKNLASIEKIYDTAFKNRLERSSTLLALGGGVIGDMTGFAAATWLRGINFVQVPTTLLAMVDASVGGKTGVNHPQGKNLIGAFYQPKFVLIDPTVLKTLPVREFRAGMAEVIKYGVIWDADLFTKLEAAEQIDSYATIDPDLLDLILERSCRAKAEVVSQDERESGLRAILNYGHTLGHAVESLTHYETFVHGEGVAIGMALAGAIATRMNLWTTAETQRQDALIKKAGLPTECPNNLAIEAILETLQSDKKVKSGKVRFVLPTKIGEVLITDQVSADLITDVLAPALC; this is translated from the coding sequence ATGGACGCAACAACGCGGGTAGAACTGGGAGAAAATAGCTACGATATTGCGATCGCCAAAGAAAGCCTCCAACAAATCGGGACTTTTCTCCGTCCCCTCGACTTGGGTCAGAAGGTCTTAATCGTCTCCAACCCGGAAATTTACGGCCACTACGGCGAAACGGTGGTGAATTCTCTCCAGGCCGCTGGCTTTAGCGTTGATACCCACCTAATCCCTGCTGGAGAACAATATAAAAATCTGGCCTCCATCGAAAAAATTTACGACACAGCCTTTAAAAATCGCCTTGAACGCTCCTCGACACTGCTCGCCCTTGGGGGTGGTGTGATCGGCGACATGACTGGGTTTGCAGCGGCCACCTGGCTCCGGGGCATTAACTTTGTGCAGGTGCCCACAACTCTATTGGCGATGGTCGATGCGTCCGTTGGCGGTAAAACAGGGGTCAATCATCCCCAAGGCAAGAATTTAATCGGGGCGTTCTACCAGCCGAAATTTGTCCTCATCGACCCGACGGTACTCAAGACTTTGCCGGTGCGAGAATTCCGGGCGGGCATGGCGGAAGTGATTAAGTACGGTGTGATTTGGGACGCCGATCTCTTTACGAAACTCGAAGCCGCTGAGCAGATTGATAGCTACGCAACCATTGACCCCGATTTGCTGGATCTCATCCTCGAACGTTCTTGCCGGGCGAAGGCAGAAGTCGTCAGTCAAGATGAGCGGGAATCGGGTTTGCGGGCCATTTTGAACTACGGCCACACCCTCGGTCATGCCGTCGAAAGTTTGACCCACTACGAAACCTTTGTCCATGGGGAAGGGGTTGCCATTGGGATGGCCCTGGCAGGGGCGATCGCCACCCGGATGAATCTCTGGACGACGGCTGAGACCCAACGCCAAGATGCCTTGATTAAAAAAGCGGGTCTTCCCACCGAATGCCCCAATAATTTAGCGATTGAAGCGATTCTGGAGACCCTCCAGAGCGATAAAAAAGTGAAGTCGGG